The Pedobacter frigiditerrae genomic sequence CGCCTGAGCTACCTGTATTACCAGAATAAGCAATTACATCTCCTTTCCTAACTGGAATTAAATCTGAATTTGGAAATTCATCAGTTTCATACGATTTGTTTTTGTACTGAATTGTCTTTACTTGTTGCGCAATTTTTGGGCTAAACCGAGACAAGTGGCCGTATACAGAGGTAAAACCATTTGGGTGATTGATATAAAGCGCTAATCCAAATCCGCTATTCTGAACTCTTAGCCTAGAGATATAACCATCCGCAACTGCATAAATAGGATAGCCTGTTCTTTGGTTTGTTCTAAAATCCGCTCCAGAGTGAAAGTGATTTGACCTTAATTCGCCAAATGAACCTGCCAAAGCTGGAGGAACGATATCTAAAGGTTGCCTAAAATCGGTAAGTGGATAGCTGTTTTTGCTGAAAATCTGTTGGGCATCAGCCTTGATGGCTACAAAAAGAAAGAGAATATAAAATGAGAGTTTTAGTGAGGTAGACTTAGTAGGTAGAAACATTCTTATTATTTAATACTAAAATTGAGTAATTGTTTATCCATTAACCAACACTCTAACTGGTCGCCTTGTTTTACTTGACCAACACCTTCTGGCGTTCCGGTAAAAATTAAGTCGCCCTTTTTTAAGGTAATATATTGAGAAACGAATGAAATAATCTTCTCAAATGAAAACAAAAGATTAGCCGTATGTCCTTTCTGGCGAGTTTCTTTATTGATTTGCAGTTCGAATTTTATATCGTACATATCAGCATAATCTGCCTTTGGTAAGAAATTACTTACCGCAGCAGAGTTGTCAAAAGCCTTTGCCAATTCCCATGGCAAACCTTTCTCTTTATGCTCGCTTTGAATATCCCTCGCTGTAAAATCTATTCCTAAGCCGATTTCATCATAATAATTTGATGCAAATTTTTCTGAAATGTGTTTGCCTTCCTTACAGATTTTTAAAACCACTTCTAATTCATAATGAATATCTGAAGAGAAATCTGGAATATAAAATGGTTTATTGTCTTTTAAAACAGCAGTATCAGGTTTTAAAAATATGATAGGTTTTGTTGGAACAGCATTGTTCAATTCTTTGGCGTGAGCAGCATAATTGCGGCCAATGGCGATAATCTTCATAACTCAAAAATAGTAAGAAATAGGCAATTAAAGAACAGAGATTTTCACAACCTTTTGTTCTCCGCCAGCAACAATTTTAAGAAAGTAAATGCCAGCATTTAACTTATTTGGAATAGTATAAGTTTTTGTTTGCTCGCCACCTGGAGTTCTTTCATTAGCGAGTACAACAACGTCATTGCTTAGTAAATCTGTAATTTTAACAGAAAGCGTAGTTTCTCTATCTAAACGCAAGCTGATATTAATTTGCTCGTTTACTGGATTTGGGTAAACCTTTAAAACAGTTAATATTTTATTGCTTTTTGGTAGTGTTGTAGTGCCTGATACAGCGGTACTGCTAGGATTGTAACCGCCCATTGTGGTGTTTGGTTTATAGGGCTGTATAGTTCCCTTTATTTGCGGAACTCGACTTACAACTTTAGGTTTTGGCTTAATACTTACTTTTCCAGTATCAATTTTTTGTGCAAAAACAGAAGGGCCTACCAAGGCAACCATGCAAATTATGCAGAGTATGCTCCATGAGAACGCTATTTTTGACCTTTTATACATCTATTCGAGCAAAAATATAAATAATTAAACAAACAAATCAAACAACTTGTTGTAGAAAACAATATTTAACAATATTTAACACCCATTTTTTCGACTATAATTTAAGGTATTCAGCGCATAAATTATGATGAAAATATTAATGAGCTTATTCCTAATAATTTAATTATTTTTGCATCCAAATTTTATAGCAGTGTCAAATCATAAAAACGTTAATGCGCTTACCGCAGGTGGAGTTCTAGTTAGTTTAGGAATTGTTTTTGGAGATATTGGTACCTCACCACTCTATACCCTAAATGCTATTTTTACTATTATTTTAGGGGGTAAACAAGCCATTAGCAGAGATGTTGTGTTGGGCGTTTTATCTTGTATCATCTGGACCTTAACCTTACAAACAACCATAAAGTATGTAATAATTACATTAAGGGCAGATAATAAGGGTGAGGGAGGTATTTTTTCATTGTTTTCTTTAGTTAGAAAAAAGGCAAAGTGGTTAGTGATTCCTGCTACAATTGGAGGTTGTGCATTATTGGCAGATGGAATCATTACACCAAGTATTACAGTGACCTCAGCAATTGAGGGTTTAACCAATAAATTTGATAACGTCCCTATTATTCCAATCGTAATTGGAATTTTAAGCATATTATTTCTTATTCAACAATTTGGGACAAATCTAGTTGGAAGGCTTTTTGGCCCAGTTATGTTTGTTTGGTTTGCTGTTTTAGGAGTTGTTGGGATATCTTATGTTGTTAAGGATTTTAGTGTTTTACAGGCCTTCAATCCTTATTGGGCGATACATCTATTGAGTACAAATAGTCTTGCATTTGTTATTTTGGGTGGTGTTTTTCTATGTACAACAGGGGCAGAAGCACTTTATTCAGATCTTGGTCATTGTGGAAGAAATAATATACGCATAAGTTGGATTTTTGTGAAGCTAACCCTGATACTTAATTATCTAGGGCAAGGCGTATGGATTTTACATAACGGAGCTACATACATACCAAATGCTAAGATGAATCCGTTCTTTGAAATTGTTCCAGACCAATATCAAATTGCCATGGTTTGTTTGGCAACTATGGCTGCAATAATTGCAAGTCAGGCTTTAATTAGTGGTTCGTTTACATTGATTGCAGAGGCTGTTCGTTTAAATCTTTGGCCAAAAATCAGAATAGTTTATCCTACTGCTTCGAAAGGACAATTATATGTGCCGGCAATTAATTGGATGTTATGGGTAGGTTGTGTTGGTATAGTTTTACTATTTCAAAAGGCCGAAAAAATGGATGCAGCATATGGTCTTTCGATTACCATAGCAATGTTGATGACAACCATTTTGGTTACGTATTATTTACGTAGTAAACGTTTTCCTAAATATATAATTGGTGCATTCTTAGTTACCTATATAATTATTGAGGGTACATTTTTAGTAAGTAATTTAACTAAATTCTTACATGGTGGCTGGGTGACAGTGTTAATAGGATCCGTTTTGTTTTCTATTATGTGGAGCTGGTACGTAGCTCGAAAAATCAAAAATAGATTTGTTAAGTATGTGGAGATTGAAGATTATTATCAGATTATAAATGAATTAAGTAGTGATATCTCAGTTCCCAAATATTCCTCTCAACTAGTTTATTTAACAAGTGCTAATTTTAAAACGGAAATAGAATCAAAAATTATTTATTCGATTATCCAGAAAGAGCCGAAGCGAGCTGATGTGTATTGGTTAGTACACGTTGATGTTGTTGATGAACCATATACAAGAGATTATAAAGTAGAATTTTTAATCCCTGGTAAACTTATTCGTATCGATTTTAAACTCGGATTTAGGGTAGAACAACGTGTTAATTTGCTTTATCGTAAAGTGGTTGAGGAATTGGTTAAAAATGGTGAAATTGATATTACGAGTCAGTACACTTCATTAAATAAACATAACATTGCTGGTGATTTTCGTTTTGTCTTATTAGAGAAACACCTGTCTAAATTTACCAACTTAAGTTTCTATGAACGTAGTATCATGGATTATTATTTCTTGCTTAAACATTTTAGCTTATCTGAAGTAAGTGGTTTTGGATTAGATTCTAGTTACGTAGAAGTAGAAAAAGTTCCTTTGATTTTTGTTACTCCTGATGATATAGAGTTAAATAGATTAGCAGTTTAGTCTGTCGATCAATAATAGCCACAGATTAACAGATTATTTAATTTAAATCTGCGATCTGTGGCTAAATAATTTTAGTCCTTGGAGCTTTAGAACTATTGTTTTGTTGGACTTGTTGATAGATTTACATCATAGCAGCAACCTCATTCTAATCTGCTAACTGTGGCTAATAATTTGAATTTTTGGTGTTCTTAAAACTATGTGTCTATGTGGTAAAACATTAGCTTACCCTGCCACCTTATCACCAAATGGCAATTTCTTAAGCAGATAAATAACCAATCCCGAGATACTTAAACACATCACCGTGGTCAGTGGAATCCCGAAAACTACTCCAAATACAGCTCCATTCATTCCAAATCTGCTCATATAGTATAACACCAAAATGTGCACAAAGTAAATTCCAAAACTATGTTTGTTAATGAATTTTCTAATCGCTTTTAATTGTGGATTTACTAAATAAGAATGTTTAAAGAATAAAAATAATCCTACAGCAGAAATAACCACATTTGGAGAAAAGTAGGTATATAAATCAATAGTAAAACGCCCGTTATACTTTGATAAAAAATAGGTTCCGAAAATGGTGAGTAATATACCAGTTGTAAAAATGAGAAAGGAAATGGTTCTGATATGCTTTACCTTTTCAAAGTTTCTAATCGATAAATAATAACCTAAAACGACGTAACCTACAAATCCAGAGAAATATTTTAGGTTAAAATCTGGAATGTATTTAGAAAACAGAGGTTGGGCAATAATAATAGCGATAACCCAAAGAGCCAGAAAATAGATAATCTCTTTTTCAGTTGCCTTTTTCACCCATTTCGATAAAATCGGAATGAATAAATATATCCCAATGATCATGTAGATATACCAAAAATGATAAGTTGTTTTATAAGCAATTTTAGTAGAGCCTATATTTAACATCTCTAAAAACGGAAGTTTAAACCCGTTTTTTAAGGTGGTTAAAACGTGAATTAAATAGATTGAAATCCAAAATAGATATGGGAAAATAATACGCGTAACTCGTTTTTTTAGATAATCACCAAGTTGATAGTCTTTTGGTAAAAGTAGAGCCCCAGTAATCATTACAAAAACCGGAACGCAGAACCTCACTAAACTGTCATATACATTAGCCGTCCACCAATTAAAACCTGATATTCTCTCAAATTTGTACAGAAAGGGGGCAGCAACGTGAAGAAGTATCACACTGATGGTTGCCACAACCCTTAAATTATCTAGCCAAGAAGTGTCTTCCCTTTGTTCAAAATCGCTCATTCTTGGCAAAGGTAGGGATTAACCACATAGGCACATAGGAAAATAGTTTTGTCCTATTAGTTGGTGTCTTACTTACTTAGATAGGGGCAAGGCTAATTAATGATTTCCCCCTTATTATTTGCTAATTTTTCACGAAATTTTTCAATCTCTTCAGGTGTTTGTCTAGACCATTCTGTTACTTCTCCGATAACTTTCAATGGAGCTTGTGAACGATAGGAACGAGTTGGATTGCCTGGGAATTTTTTATCTGTCAGATTTGGGTCGTTCTCAAAGCTACCTGTTGGTTCAACGATATACACCCGTTCACGTTCATCACCCTTTGCTAACGCAGCTGCTAGTCCTGCTCCATTAACCAATGCAGTAAAATAAATATGGTTCATCTTTATTTCAGATTGGTAATTGGAAATGCCACCAGCTGTTAGCAAGTCATTAACCTGCAAATCTGCTCTCGTACCATGGTAAAAAGGTCCTTCGTCAGAAGGGTTATCTTTAAACATATTTCCTAATTCATTATTCTTTTTTGCATTATCCAAGTCCCCTAAGCTCTCATAACATTTAGCAATATTAAAATATAGAGAAGGAAATGCACTTTTAACGGAGTCATCATTTGTTTTTAATGCAAACTGCAAAGCAATTTCAAGCCATTTTAAGTTATCGGAAATATCTTTCTGGCACCTAGCGACATAATGAGCCGCAAGAAACTTTTCAAAATCATTTGTTGCTTCATCCCAGGCTTGGAGAAACAGTTTAAGTGCTTCTTCTTGTTTAGACTTTTGCTCCATTTCCATGCCATGAAGGCATAATTTAACAACATTGTTGAATGGTGAGAATTCCATTTTCTAATTGTTTTATGTAATTAGTGTTTTGATTTATTTTTTATTTAGAGTTAAACAACTCAAGTCTTTTTTCAATTCTTTCGATGATATCAGAATCATTGTCATTGTAAATGTCTCTTAGTTGGTATTCCTCATTTGACTTAAATTCATTTATTCCTAAATTGAAAATCGCCTGACCAAATCTCTGGCTAGGGTTTTGATCTAAATAGATTTTTAATTTCTCAAGTATTATTCTGTGTTCTTCTATCATAAATTGTGATAACTGTTTTCTGCATAGTGATGGATTCTCATCTCTAAAGGTCAACTGCCAAACTGATGTGAGCAGCTGATTTTTGTCCTATCGGTCGGTGTCTCACCGACCGAAAAGCTAGTTTTTGTAATGGGTTAAGATACAAAACTCATCAATCCCTGTTAAGTAAAATTTTGCACTGCTCCACCTATAGTTTTCGGGATATTTTGCTAAATTCCATTTTTCTTTCGTTGGATTCAAATGTATATAATCTAATTTCTGAATTAGAATTGTTTCGGTACTTATAGAGATTGCAAGTGGATCACGTTTCCAGAATTGATAGTTTCTATCCATTTTTTCAGATTGATAATCATTTAGTAATATAGTGTTATTGGTCAGCAGATATCTTCTAAATTGATGAGCAGTGAATTTTGTAAAACTTGCAGCTGGACTCTCCTTACCATTAAGACTTAACATATTCCATAATAAGTGAATATGATTTGGCATAATTACATAACCATAAATTTCTACTAACTTTTGCTTAACTAGAAACTGCAAAGAACTAATTACAATTAGTTTTAGGTTGTCATCAGCTAATAGATGAGCAAAATTACAAATGGTATCAGTGTAAAAATATGAATTATAAAAATCCATTTGTCCCTGTCGTTTATGAAATATATGCATAATTTGTAATCAGTTGTAGGGACAACAATACAAGTTAGCTATTTTCTCTAAAATTAGAAATTTTTTGAGTGGTTTCGGTCGGTGAGACACCGACCGATAGGCGAACTTTATCCTTTTCTAAATCTTGCCCTTATCGCTGCTTTCCCCAATCTTTAAAAATAAATCGCAATGCATCGAAATAAGCAACAATTGGTTCTGTCATGTGTGTTTCGGTCGGGTAGTGTTTATAGATGTAATCTAGTCCTTTAAGTTTCTTATTAGCTATTGTAGAGTCCAGTTTTAATAAACCTTTATGAAAGAACGAATTATTTCCACCTTCATTTCCGCTGCTGTAAAAAATCTTTTTGTTTAATACTGAACCCTTTTTAAGTTTTTCATCAGTCAATTTTAAAAGATATTCATTGTCCCACCAAAGCGATGGGCTTATTGCAATATAAGCATTAAACATGTCGGGATGGTTTAACATACAATTGAGAGCTGAAATTCCACCAAAAGAATGTCCAGCCAAAATTTTATAAGGCTCTGTTTTGTAATTTTTGTCAATCATCGGAATTAATTCTGTCTCAATGAACTTTAAAAAATTTTCGTTCCCGCCACTAAATTTATACGAACCACTATCTGGTTTTCCCATATAGTTGGTTATACTTTTTGTTGGGGTAAGGTCTCTTGTTCTATTTGTATTTGGGATGCCAACAACTATCATCTTCGGCATTGCTAACACGTCTGGGCGACTAAGATAATCGACATAATGTGCAAGAAGCTCAAAATGATTGTCAGCGTCCATTAAATACAATACGGGAAATCGCTTGTTTAAATCAGCTGAGTCTACTTTGGGAAAATGAATATAAACCTTGCGATCTTCATTTAAAACCTTAGACTTGATCGTTACAACCTCACTTGGTGGATATTTATAAGGTTCCTTATTTTGGGACCGTGCCTGCAAAGCAATAAATAAAAACAGAATTGTAAGCAATCTAAAGGTATACATATTCAATTGTTGATTTACTTTTACTAGTCATTTATTTCGGGCATTGAGACACAAACCGATAGGCGAATCAATCTCTCAAACCATTTTAGACATAGTAATTTAATTCTGTATTATATCTTTCCATTTTGAAATGGTTTTTATCCATCCTGTACCTTTTATTGCTTCACTACGCCATCTCCAATAACTTTCTGATTTTAAGTCTAAAATAGCTCTAACAACTCCTACTTGAGCCCATCCCGTTGATGATATTTCTTTTTCTACTTCAGATATAAAAGGCTCTACTGCTATTCTCATATTGTCCAGTTCTTCAAGCGAAATATTGTGTTCTAAAAGCTCTTTCAGTAGCCTAAACGGATTTGTTTTTGGTCGTTTTGGAAATACGAAATCTAGATAAGCCTGAAGGGTATCAAGATTAAGATCCTTAGAGAAATCGAAGGATTTTTTACCTTTAGTATTAATTATTAAGGATTGTTTGAAATTTTCTTTTTCGTTTTTTAATTCTTGGAATTGACTATCTGCAATCTCTAAAAGTGCACTTAGTTGATATAATTTTCTTCGAAATTCTATCGGTATATCTTCCTTGTTTTTATAAGCCAATTTATGCTCAATATCAGCCCATGAGTGCATTAAAATTGTTCTTACTTGAATTTCTGTTTTTAAATTTTCCAACCCTCTATAATTAGGAGCTTTTGACCATTCTTTTTTAATTTTTACAATATAGTGGTTAGAGCGATAACCAAAACGATCTGGTTCGAGAGCAGAGGATTTATCT encodes the following:
- a CDS encoding fumarylacetoacetate hydrolase family protein, translated to MKIIAIGRNYAAHAKELNNAVPTKPIIFLKPDTAVLKDNKPFYIPDFSSDIHYELEVVLKICKEGKHISEKFASNYYDEIGLGIDFTARDIQSEHKEKGLPWELAKAFDNSAAVSNFLPKADYADMYDIKFELQINKETRQKGHTANLLFSFEKIISFVSQYITLKKGDLIFTGTPEGVGQVKQGDQLECWLMDKQLLNFSIK
- a CDS encoding T9SS type A sorting domain-containing protein, with the translated sequence MYKRSKIAFSWSILCIICMVALVGPSVFAQKIDTGKVSIKPKPKVVSRVPQIKGTIQPYKPNTTMGGYNPSSTAVSGTTTLPKSNKILTVLKVYPNPVNEQINISLRLDRETTLSVKITDLLSNDVVVLANERTPGGEQTKTYTIPNKLNAGIYFLKIVAGGEQKVVKISVL
- a CDS encoding KUP/HAK/KT family potassium transporter is translated as MSNHKNVNALTAGGVLVSLGIVFGDIGTSPLYTLNAIFTIILGGKQAISRDVVLGVLSCIIWTLTLQTTIKYVIITLRADNKGEGGIFSLFSLVRKKAKWLVIPATIGGCALLADGIITPSITVTSAIEGLTNKFDNVPIIPIVIGILSILFLIQQFGTNLVGRLFGPVMFVWFAVLGVVGISYVVKDFSVLQAFNPYWAIHLLSTNSLAFVILGGVFLCTTGAEALYSDLGHCGRNNIRISWIFVKLTLILNYLGQGVWILHNGATYIPNAKMNPFFEIVPDQYQIAMVCLATMAAIIASQALISGSFTLIAEAVRLNLWPKIRIVYPTASKGQLYVPAINWMLWVGCVGIVLLFQKAEKMDAAYGLSITIAMLMTTILVTYYLRSKRFPKYIIGAFLVTYIIIEGTFLVSNLTKFLHGGWVTVLIGSVLFSIMWSWYVARKIKNRFVKYVEIEDYYQIINELSSDISVPKYSSQLVYLTSANFKTEIESKIIYSIIQKEPKRADVYWLVHVDVVDEPYTRDYKVEFLIPGKLIRIDFKLGFRVEQRVNLLYRKVVEELVKNGEIDITSQYTSLNKHNIAGDFRFVLLEKHLSKFTNLSFYERSIMDYYFLLKHFSLSEVSGFGLDSSYVEVEKVPLIFVTPDDIELNRLAV
- a CDS encoding acyltransferase, with amino-acid sequence MSDFEQREDTSWLDNLRVVATISVILLHVAAPFLYKFERISGFNWWTANVYDSLVRFCVPVFVMITGALLLPKDYQLGDYLKKRVTRIIFPYLFWISIYLIHVLTTLKNGFKLPFLEMLNIGSTKIAYKTTYHFWYIYMIIGIYLFIPILSKWVKKATEKEIIYFLALWVIAIIIAQPLFSKYIPDFNLKYFSGFVGYVVLGYYLSIRNFEKVKHIRTISFLIFTTGILLTIFGTYFLSKYNGRFTIDLYTYFSPNVVISAVGLFLFFKHSYLVNPQLKAIRKFINKHSFGIYFVHILVLYYMSRFGMNGAVFGVVFGIPLTTVMCLSISGLVIYLLKKLPFGDKVAG
- the arr gene encoding NAD(+)--rifampin ADP-ribosyltransferase: MFKDNPSDEGPFYHGTRADLQVNDLLTAGGISNYQSEIKMNHIYFTALVNGAGLAAALAKGDERERVYIVEPTGSFENDPNLTDKKFPGNPTRSYRSQAPLKVIGEVTEWSRQTPEEIEKFREKLANNKGEIIN
- a CDS encoding transposase; translation: MDFYNSYFYTDTICNFAHLLADDNLKLIVISSLQFLVKQKLVEIYGYVIMPNHIHLLWNMLSLNGKESPAASFTKFTAHQFRRYLLTNNTILLNDYQSEKMDRNYQFWKRDPLAISISTETILIQKLDYIHLNPTKEKWNLAKYPENYRWSSAKFYLTGIDEFCILTHYKN
- a CDS encoding alpha/beta hydrolase, producing the protein MYTFRLLTILFLFIALQARSQNKEPYKYPPSEVVTIKSKVLNEDRKVYIHFPKVDSADLNKRFPVLYLMDADNHFELLAHYVDYLSRPDVLAMPKMIVVGIPNTNRTRDLTPTKSITNYMGKPDSGSYKFSGGNENFLKFIETELIPMIDKNYKTEPYKILAGHSFGGISALNCMLNHPDMFNAYIAISPSLWWDNEYLLKLTDEKLKKGSVLNKKIFYSSGNEGGNNSFFHKGLLKLDSTIANKKLKGLDYIYKHYPTETHMTEPIVAYFDALRFIFKDWGKQR